One genomic region from Limisphaerales bacterium encodes:
- the lpdA gene encoding dihydrolipoyl dehydrogenase: MSDLNYDLAIVGAGPGGYVSAIRAAHHGLRVALVDPNPPGGVCLHTGCIPTKTMVASVDLLRQAQQSSQWAVSIAQSEAQLAAIVDRRQKVVTKLAAGVQNLIDKNGVDFIKGRGRLKSPTEIEVTDAEDNVTQTLVNPRAMILATGSRPTDLPIAQRDGARILNSDDLLTLTELPPRLLILGGGYIGCEFASIFAALGSEVTVLEAEPRLLPGMDPDLCDFLRRGFKRQKITVRLNTTVQSATATDQGVSVQLADETLEGTHLLVAVGRTANTEALGLEAAGVALDGRAIGVNECCQTNVPNIFAIGDVTGKMQLAHVATAQGRMVVDNLIAGKNNAAMNYDEIPAAVFTHPEIATIGLTEAEAEARGIPIRMGRFPFAAIGKALAQGETDGFVKLIAHAETGQLLGGHILGGHAAELIGQITLAIKLNATAEQLTETIFAHPTLSEAILEASEALFGQATHLPKARER, encoded by the coding sequence GTGAGTGATTTGAATTATGACCTCGCCATTGTTGGCGCTGGCCCCGGTGGATATGTGTCCGCCATTCGCGCGGCGCATCACGGGCTGCGGGTGGCACTCGTGGACCCCAACCCGCCCGGCGGCGTGTGCCTGCATACCGGCTGTATCCCCACCAAAACGATGGTCGCCAGCGTGGATCTACTGCGCCAAGCGCAGCAGTCCAGCCAATGGGCCGTGAGCATCGCCCAATCGGAAGCGCAGTTGGCCGCTATTGTGGATCGCCGCCAAAAGGTGGTGACCAAGCTCGCGGCGGGCGTGCAAAATCTCATCGACAAAAACGGCGTCGATTTCATCAAAGGCCGCGGGCGTTTGAAAAGCCCCACCGAAATTGAAGTGACCGATGCCGAAGACAACGTCACCCAAACGCTCGTCAACCCGCGCGCCATGATCCTCGCCACCGGCTCGCGCCCAACAGATTTGCCGATCGCCCAGCGCGATGGCGCGCGCATTCTCAACAGCGATGATTTGCTAACGCTCACCGAATTGCCGCCGCGTTTACTCATTCTTGGCGGCGGCTACATCGGCTGCGAATTTGCCAGCATCTTTGCCGCGCTCGGCAGCGAAGTCACCGTGCTCGAGGCCGAACCGCGCTTGCTCCCCGGGATGGATCCCGATCTATGCGATTTTTTGCGACGCGGATTCAAACGCCAAAAAATCACTGTCCGCCTAAACACAACCGTCCAATCCGCCACCGCCACCGATCAAGGCGTCTCCGTCCAACTTGCCGATGAAACCCTCGAAGGCACGCACCTCCTTGTCGCCGTCGGCCGCACGGCCAACACCGAAGCCCTCGGGCTCGAAGCCGCCGGTGTGGCACTCGATGGCCGCGCGATTGGCGTCAATGAATGTTGCCAAACCAACGTGCCCAACATTTTTGCCATCGGCGATGTCACCGGCAAAATGCAACTCGCCCACGTCGCCACCGCCCAGGGCCGCATGGTGGTGGATAACCTTATCGCCGGCAAAAACAATGCGGCAATGAATTACGATGAAATCCCCGCCGCCGTGTTCACGCATCCGGAGATCGCCACCATCGGCCTCACCGAAGCGGAGGCCGAAGCGCGCGGCATTCCCATCCGCATGGGCCGCTTCCCCTTCGCCGCTATCGGCAAAGCCCTCGCGCAAGGGGAGACTGATGGATTCGTCAAACTCATCGCCCACGCCGAAACCGGCCAACTCCTCGGCGGCCACATCCTTGGCGGCCACGCGGCAGAACTCATCGGCCAAATCACCCTCGCCATTAAATTGAACGCCACCGCCGAGCAACTCACCGAAACCATCTTCGCCCACCCCACCCTCAGCGAAGCCATCCTCGAAGCCTCCGAAGCCCTCTTCGGCCAAGCCACCCATTTACCCAAAGCCCGCGAACGTTAA
- a CDS encoding helicase has translation MSQNIVYFDLETKYAADDVGGWSHIDKMGMSIGVTYSTARGDYKIYGEPEVEDLIKELQRADLVVGFNHIRFDYRVLEGYSIFDFSQVPSLDMLIVLNDTLGHRLKLDSIAQATLGCEKSAEGLQAIEWYKQGKLAEIAEYCCFDVKITKLVHEYGAAHGHLFYTNRFGNKLKVEVEW, from the coding sequence ATGAGTCAAAACATCGTCTACTTCGATTTGGAAACCAAATACGCCGCGGACGATGTGGGCGGCTGGAGTCATATCGACAAGATGGGGATGAGCATCGGCGTCACGTACAGCACGGCGCGCGGGGATTACAAAATTTACGGTGAACCGGAGGTGGAGGATCTCATCAAGGAACTCCAGCGCGCCGATTTGGTGGTGGGATTTAATCACATCCGTTTCGATTATCGCGTGCTGGAGGGTTACTCGATTTTTGATTTCAGCCAGGTGCCTTCGCTCGATATGTTGATTGTGCTCAACGACACGCTCGGCCATCGCCTCAAGCTCGACTCCATCGCGCAAGCCACGCTCGGCTGCGAGAAATCCGCCGAAGGATTGCAGGCCATCGAGTGGTACAAACAAGGCAAACTCGCCGAGATCGCCGAGTACTGCTGCTTCGATGTGAAGATCACCAAACTCGTCCACGAATACGGCGCCGCCCACGGCCATCTGTTTTACACCAATCGGTTTGGAAATAAACTAAAGGTGGAAGTGGAGTGGTAA
- a CDS encoding N-acetylmuramoyl-L-alanine amidase, translated as MPAAKKTGVAKQQPERPAPPVRVATAKPPRYLPPGTGTASTAPPARPKVQPAQPIVLQGEKLMPAQALPKEYTVKVADAEWISLERWGKLYEGWFGRIQQRSGTVHRLVAANMRFDFTPRQRLITCQGMQIWLGFGPRLVEGHLYIHALDVQKHLAPLISGMPTLGRVAVIDAGHGKDNKGTRSIFNKKYEKEYTLDWAMRLKPLLERKGWRVYLTRVTDDSLSLTDRVKFADRVHASVFISLHFNAAAAKVSGLETYCISPTGMPSHFTRGNPDPVSTKLPNNPWDASSFQLAARVHNQLLLTCKMPDRGVRRVRFMSVIKGQKRPAILVEGGYLSNPTESRKVDTAAYRQKLAVGVASAL; from the coding sequence GTGCCCGCAGCCAAAAAAACTGGGGTCGCAAAACAACAACCCGAACGGCCCGCGCCACCCGTGCGCGTCGCCACGGCCAAGCCGCCACGATATTTGCCGCCCGGCACGGGCACGGCGTCCACCGCGCCTCCCGCGCGACCGAAGGTGCAACCTGCGCAGCCGATCGTTTTGCAGGGTGAAAAACTAATGCCCGCGCAGGCGTTGCCCAAGGAATACACGGTGAAGGTTGCCGACGCGGAATGGATTTCGCTCGAGCGTTGGGGCAAGTTATACGAAGGCTGGTTTGGCCGCATCCAACAGCGCAGCGGCACGGTGCATCGTTTGGTGGCGGCGAATATGCGGTTTGACTTCACGCCGCGTCAGCGCCTCATCACTTGTCAGGGCATGCAAATCTGGCTCGGCTTTGGGCCGCGTTTGGTGGAGGGCCATCTTTATATCCACGCGCTGGACGTGCAGAAACATCTCGCGCCGCTCATTTCCGGAATGCCCACGCTCGGTCGCGTGGCGGTGATCGATGCCGGCCACGGCAAAGACAACAAAGGCACGCGCAGTATTTTCAACAAGAAATACGAAAAGGAATACACGCTCGATTGGGCGATGCGGCTCAAGCCGCTTTTGGAACGCAAAGGCTGGCGGGTGTACCTCACGCGCGTCACGGATGACAGCCTCTCGCTGACCGATCGCGTGAAGTTCGCCGACCGCGTGCACGCCTCGGTATTTATCAGCCTGCACTTCAACGCCGCCGCCGCGAAGGTGAGCGGTTTGGAAACGTATTGCATCTCGCCCACCGGAATGCCCTCGCACTTCACGCGCGGCAATCCCGATCCGGTTTCCACCAAATTGCCCAATAACCCGTGGGACGCCAGCAGCTTTCAACTCGCCGCCCGCGTGCACAATCAATTGCTGCTCACCTGCAAAATGCCTGATCGAGGCGTGCGCCGCGTGCGTTTTATGTCCGTCATCAAAGGCCAGAAACGCCCCGCGATTTTGGTGGAAGGCGGCTATCTTTCCAACCCCACCGAATCCAGAAAAGTGGATACCGCCGCGTATCGGCAGAAGCTAGCGGTAGGCGTGGCGTCCGCCCTGTAG
- a CDS encoding UbiX family flavin prenyltransferase, whose product MRILVAITGASGAIYTQRLLDRLDPAAHEIHVITSSYAQIVLKEELPDGLRLAEGVQLHAAKSMNVPFASGSNAFDAMVILPCTMGTLGRIAHGYSEDALLRAADVMLKENKTLILCPRETPLSFIHVKNMELLLQAGATMMPTNPYFYAGAKTLEDLADTVVARVLDHLGVENEISPRWREEEE is encoded by the coding sequence GTGAGAATTCTTGTGGCCATCACCGGCGCCAGTGGCGCGATTTACACCCAACGCCTGCTCGATCGGCTCGACCCCGCCGCGCACGAGATCCACGTCATCACCAGCAGCTACGCACAAATCGTGCTCAAAGAAGAACTGCCCGACGGCCTACGCCTCGCCGAGGGCGTGCAGCTTCACGCCGCCAAAAGTATGAACGTCCCCTTCGCCAGCGGCTCCAACGCCTTCGATGCGATGGTGATTCTCCCCTGCACAATGGGAACCCTCGGCCGCATCGCCCACGGCTACAGCGAGGACGCCCTCCTCCGCGCCGCTGACGTGATGCTCAAAGAAAACAAAACGCTCATCCTTTGCCCGCGCGAAACGCCACTCAGTTTCATCCACGTTAAAAACATGGAACTGCTCCTCCAAGCCGGCGCCACGATGATGCCCACCAACCCCTATTTTTATGCCGGCGCAAAAACACTCGAAGATTTGGCCGACACCGTCGTCGCCCGGGTCCTCGATCACCTCGGCGTGGAAAACGAAATCTCCCCCCGCTGGCGGGAAGAAGAGGAGTAA
- a CDS encoding UbiA family prenyltransferase, which yields MPAQKHSKIWPTPSSPGSSITSAWKTKSPPAGGKKRSKGKACSPSAPRRFPRNRPTITIYSIVISSFAFPFPNLHAQPVARKDETSENPKPSLLQKWGGFVKFSHTIFALPFALASMVLAARAGFAVLGPKAQESVPWMKLGWPGWKLFSLILLAMVTARTCAMAFNRIADRKFDAANPRTKDRHLPAGKITLTSAWTLCILSALAFVATTFGIDMVRDAHQGRLVCFFLSPVALLFILGYSLTKRFTDFTHVFLGIALAIAPIGAWLAVNGSFDFSPNVKDPLRHSALLPTIMAAAVVLWLIGFDIIYAIQDFEFDRDHKLHSLVVRWGPENALTASLLMHMLLLALLTLFGLFAAFKMSYWIGLIIISACLLLEHWIARKRSLDWVQRAFFNLNGIVSIVFLVMVVTEVSLVGRFISWRLW from the coding sequence ATGCCGGCGCAAAAACACTCGAAGATTTGGCCGACACCGTCGTCGCCCGGGTCCTCGATCACCTCGGCGTGGAAAACGAAATCTCCCCCCGCTGGCGGGAAGAAGAGGAGTAAAGGAAAGGCGTGCTCTCCAAGCGCGCCAAGGCGGTTTCCGAGAAACCGCCCCACCATCACAATTTATTCAATTGTGATTTCTTCTTTTGCTTTTCCCTTCCCAAACCTCCACGCTCAACCCGTGGCGCGCAAAGACGAAACCAGCGAAAACCCCAAACCCTCCCTGCTCCAAAAATGGGGCGGGTTCGTTAAGTTTTCGCACACCATCTTCGCCCTGCCCTTCGCGCTGGCCTCGATGGTGTTGGCGGCGCGGGCGGGATTTGCCGTGCTGGGGCCAAAAGCGCAAGAATCTGTGCCGTGGATGAAACTCGGCTGGCCGGGTTGGAAATTATTCAGCCTCATTCTGCTGGCGATGGTCACCGCGCGCACGTGCGCGATGGCATTCAACCGCATCGCGGATCGCAAATTCGATGCCGCCAATCCGCGCACCAAAGATCGCCATTTGCCCGCCGGAAAAATCACACTCACCAGTGCGTGGACACTTTGCATCCTCAGCGCGCTGGCGTTCGTCGCCACCACGTTTGGCATCGATATGGTGCGCGATGCGCATCAGGGGCGGCTCGTTTGTTTTTTCCTGTCGCCGGTGGCGTTGCTTTTTATTCTCGGCTATTCACTCACAAAACGGTTTACCGATTTCACGCACGTCTTCCTCGGCATCGCACTGGCGATTGCCCCGATCGGCGCGTGGCTGGCGGTGAATGGTTCGTTTGATTTTTCGCCAAACGTCAAAGACCCGCTGCGGCACAGCGCGTTGCTGCCCACTATTATGGCGGCGGCGGTGGTGTTGTGGCTGATTGGCTTCGACATCATTTATGCGATTCAGGATTTTGAATTCGATCGCGATCACAAGCTGCACTCGCTCGTTGTCCGATGGGGCCCCGAAAACGCGCTGACCGCTTCGCTGCTGATGCACATGCTGTTGCTCGCGTTGCTGACGTTGTTTGGATTATTCGCCGCGTTCAAAATGTCATATTGGATTGGCCTGATTATCATTTCCGCGTGCCTGCTGCTCGAGCATTGGATCGCCCGCAAGCGCAGCCTCGATTGGGTGCAACGCGCGTTCTTCAATCTCAACGGCATCGTCAGCATCGTTTTTCTGGTGATGGTCGTCACCGAGGTCAGTCTTGTGGGCCGCTTCATTTCGTGGAGATTGTGGTGA
- the mqnE gene encoding aminofutalosine synthase MqnE, which yields MDFILQKSELADLAEKVETGTPLDADEALRLFRTPDLNALGRLAALATERKVGNRASYIVNRYINYSNYCILSCQFCSFARKKRDGDGFELSIEEMVTKAKEALALNITELHIVGGLHPSLPFDYYTEMLRALKALDANLQLKCFTAVEIYHLARLSKQPMPEVLATLKAAGLDSLTGGGAEIFQQDVRDAIARGKETAAEYLEAHRAWHTLGGRSTCTMLFGHVESIEDRIDHLAQLRALQDETGGFTGFIPLPYQPENNAIPVTHPPTGNDALRTIAVSRLFLDNFDHITAYWVGLGMKLAQVALSYGADDLHGTIVEEHIFKMAGAGGGDGQAEAALVKAIREAGKVPVQRNTFYEPLREWTGDTPDAPDDSAPPNVLNDNLATA from the coding sequence ATGGATTTCATTTTGCAAAAAAGCGAACTGGCCGATCTCGCCGAAAAAGTCGAAACCGGCACGCCCCTCGATGCCGACGAGGCGCTGCGCCTGTTCCGCACGCCCGACCTCAACGCCCTTGGCCGCCTCGCCGCGCTGGCCACCGAACGCAAGGTCGGCAACCGCGCCAGTTACATCGTCAACCGCTACATCAATTATTCCAACTACTGCATTCTCTCGTGCCAGTTTTGCAGCTTCGCGCGCAAGAAACGCGATGGCGATGGCTTCGAACTTTCCATCGAGGAAATGGTGACCAAAGCCAAGGAAGCGCTGGCGCTCAATATCACCGAGCTGCACATCGTCGGCGGTTTGCATCCTTCGTTGCCGTTTGATTACTACACCGAAATGCTGCGCGCACTAAAAGCGCTCGATGCCAATCTCCAACTCAAATGTTTCACCGCTGTGGAGATTTATCATCTCGCCCGCCTTAGCAAACAGCCGATGCCCGAAGTGCTCGCCACGCTCAAGGCTGCCGGACTGGATTCGCTCACCGGCGGCGGCGCGGAAATTTTTCAACAAGACGTCCGCGACGCCATCGCCCGCGGAAAAGAAACCGCCGCCGAATATCTGGAGGCCCACCGCGCGTGGCACACCCTCGGCGGCCGCAGCACGTGCACGATGCTCTTCGGCCACGTGGAATCCATTGAGGATCGCATCGATCACCTCGCCCAACTCCGCGCGTTGCAGGATGAAACCGGCGGCTTCACCGGTTTCATCCCGCTGCCTTACCAGCCGGAAAACAACGCCATCCCCGTCACGCATCCGCCCACCGGCAACGATGCCCTGCGGACCATCGCTGTGAGCCGGTTGTTTCTCGATAACTTCGACCACATCACCGCCTATTGGGTGGGCCTCGGGATGAAGCTCGCCCAAGTCGCGCTCAGCTACGGTGCGGATGATTTGCACGGCACGATTGTGGAGGAGCACATTTTCAAAATGGCCGGTGCCGGCGGTGGCGATGGGCAAGCCGAGGCCGCGCTGGTCAAAGCCATCCGCGAAGCCGGCAAAGTGCCCGTGCAACGAAACACCTTTTACGAACCCCTCCGCGAATGGACCGGCGACACGCCCGATGCGCCCGACGATTCTGCCCCGCCGAACGTTTTGAACGATAATTTGGCCACTGCATGA
- a CDS encoding menaquinone biosynthesis protein, protein MKRIGSVPYLNSVPLTHGIEHETDYDVPSRLAEKLRAGQHDAALVSITEALFHDGYDVLDGVAVASRGAVKSVFLAHKQPLDKIETIHCDTASLTSVNLLRMLFAERGRIPKLEPLGGYRQSATLENVLLIGNPAIDFLRAPHKHHIWDLGTAWHELTGLPFVYAVWALRRDQHDALLREKLRTAKTNGLAHLAKTIATYPDYDADFRQSYLGGHIQYEFSDEEKAGLAKFCELLKTHGNQEVHHPTYV, encoded by the coding sequence ATGAAACGCATCGGCTCCGTTCCTTATCTCAACTCCGTGCCGCTCACGCACGGCATCGAGCACGAAACGGATTACGACGTGCCCTCGCGTTTGGCGGAAAAACTGCGTGCCGGCCAACACGATGCCGCGTTGGTGAGCATCACCGAGGCGCTTTTTCACGACGGCTACGATGTGCTCGATGGCGTGGCCGTGGCCTCGCGCGGCGCGGTGAAGAGTGTCTTCCTCGCGCACAAGCAACCGCTGGACAAAATCGAAACCATCCACTGCGACACCGCCAGCCTCACCAGCGTGAACCTCCTGCGCATGCTCTTCGCCGAACGCGGCCGCATCCCAAAACTCGAACCCCTCGGCGGCTATCGGCAATCCGCAACGCTGGAAAATGTGCTGCTCATTGGCAATCCCGCCATCGATTTCCTGCGCGCCCCGCACAAGCACCACATCTGGGATCTCGGCACCGCGTGGCACGAACTCACCGGCCTCCCCTTCGTCTATGCCGTCTGGGCCCTCCGCCGGGACCAACACGACGCGCTCCTGCGCGAAAAACTCCGCACCGCCAAAACCAACGGCCTCGCCCACCTCGCCAAAACCATCGCCACCTATCCCGACTACGACGCCGACTTCCGCCAATCCTACCTCGGCGGCCATATCCAATACGAATTCAGCGATGAAGAAAAAGCCGGTTTAGCAAAATTCTGTGAACTCCTAAAAACACACGGCAACCAGGAAGTGCACCATCCCACTTACGTGTAG
- the mqnC gene encoding dehypoxanthine futalosine cyclase: protein MDDLLQKTWNGERVSEAEALQLYSLPLETLGALAHRRRELAKAKAFDGRGNEIITYSIDRNINYTNVCNVYCKFCAFWRSEKAADAYVISHAEIDQKIEETLALGGTQILMQGGHHPKLTKQWYLDLLSHIRETFPSINVHGFSPSEFIHFQEVFDEPLEEIIRDFSAAGLGSIPGGGGEILVDRVRQKISPLKAMSDEWLEVMAIAHRQGLATTATMMFGHVETVEERIEHLERVRVQQDETKGFTAFIAWTFQSENTKLNAPTVGAHEYLRMQSLSRIYLDNIDNLQSSWVTQGREIGQIALRHGANDLGSIMIEENVVSKAGTVYCMDVADMQRLIKDLGYEPRQRDNWYALVDGVAA, encoded by the coding sequence GTGGACGATCTGCTCCAAAAAACTTGGAACGGCGAACGCGTTTCCGAGGCGGAGGCGTTACAGCTGTATTCGCTGCCGCTGGAAACGCTTGGCGCGTTGGCGCATCGACGGCGGGAATTGGCCAAGGCGAAGGCCTTCGACGGGCGCGGCAATGAGATCATCACCTACAGCATTGATCGCAACATCAACTACACCAATGTCTGCAATGTGTACTGCAAATTTTGCGCCTTTTGGCGGAGCGAAAAGGCGGCGGACGCTTACGTGATTTCGCACGCGGAGATTGACCAAAAAATAGAGGAAACCCTCGCGCTGGGCGGCACGCAAATTTTGATGCAAGGCGGGCATCATCCCAAACTAACCAAGCAATGGTATCTCGATTTGCTGTCACACATCCGCGAAACATTTCCGTCCATCAACGTGCACGGCTTCAGCCCCAGCGAGTTCATTCATTTTCAGGAAGTGTTTGATGAACCCTTGGAGGAAATCATCCGCGATTTCAGCGCGGCAGGCTTGGGCTCCATCCCCGGCGGCGGCGGGGAAATTTTGGTGGACCGCGTGCGCCAAAAAATTTCCCCGCTCAAAGCAATGAGCGACGAATGGCTGGAAGTCATGGCCATCGCCCATCGCCAAGGCCTCGCCACCACCGCCACGATGATGTTCGGCCACGTGGAAACGGTGGAGGAACGCATCGAACATTTGGAACGCGTGCGAGTGCAGCAGGATGAAACGAAGGGCTTCACCGCCTTCATCGCGTGGACGTTTCAATCAGAAAACACAAAACTCAATGCCCCCACCGTGGGCGCGCACGAATATCTTAGGATGCAGTCGCTCTCGCGAATTTATTTGGATAACATCGACAACCTCCAAAGCTCATGGGTGACACAAGGGCGCGAGATAGGCCAGATCGCCCTGCGCCATGGGGCGAATGATTTGGGCAGCATTATGATCGAGGAAAACGTCGTGTCCAAGGCCGGCACGGTTTACTGCATGGACGTGGCCGACATGCAGCGCTTGATCAAAGACCTCGGCTACGAACCCCGCCAGCGGGATAATTGGTACGCCCTCGTCGACGGCGTGGCGGCTTAA
- the speA gene encoding biosynthetic arginine decarboxylase: MTNAAQENMNDPWTIEDARAVYNIDRWGAEYFGINAGGRVVAHPQQAAGAEVELMEVLATARDRGFKAPLLVRFQDILRHRVEAICAAFDQSIEEHDFTGRYRGVFPVKVNSLREVVEEILDAGRPHGFGLEVGSKPELHAALALQDEPGSLLICNGYKDDAFIRTALMGTRLGRQVVLVVEKPDELRRIISVAKREGVRPQLGIRMRLLSRSTGKWADSGGEDAKFGLNTAELMAAIELLRAEGWEDCFRLLHFHIGSQVPDILTVRKAVQEGARFYAKVRQLGFPLEYLDVGGGLAVDYDGSRAAFESSANYSLQEYTNDVVQTVAEVCNAEDVPHPNLISESGRAVVAHHSVLLVEVFGANNKTPKTHKPRLKYGKEEHPLVEQLLRIRRGFARGGKLAAYHDAVNCKDDATNMFTLGVLGLEEKAKVETLYWEICQKVVAYFRNAEHVPEEITQLEDQLSDQYVCNFSLFQSLLDHWAVEQLFPIVPLSRHTERPTREATLVDITCDSDGAVRKFINLEDVRDTLPLHPLRKNSKGNEPYFLGFFLMGAYQDVMGNLHNLFGRVNEIHVFLDPDEPSGYYIEEIIRGQTLSGSLDSVQFHRRDLQRQMKKQFDAAIRDNRLKPSEGMRLLEEYERGLDEYTYLSF, translated from the coding sequence ATGACGAATGCCGCCCAAGAAAATATGAACGACCCGTGGACGATTGAAGACGCGCGTGCCGTGTACAATATCGATCGCTGGGGCGCGGAGTATTTTGGCATCAACGCCGGCGGCCGCGTAGTGGCGCACCCACAACAGGCGGCGGGCGCGGAGGTGGAGCTGATGGAAGTGCTGGCCACCGCCCGCGACCGGGGATTTAAGGCGCCTTTGTTGGTGCGGTTTCAGGATATTTTGCGGCATCGGGTGGAGGCAATTTGCGCGGCGTTTGACCAATCGATTGAGGAGCACGACTTCACGGGGCGCTATCGCGGGGTATTTCCGGTGAAGGTGAATTCGCTGCGCGAAGTGGTGGAGGAAATTCTCGATGCCGGTCGGCCGCACGGGTTTGGGTTGGAGGTGGGCAGCAAACCGGAATTGCACGCGGCGCTCGCATTGCAGGATGAGCCGGGCAGTTTGCTGATTTGCAATGGCTACAAAGACGACGCGTTCATCCGCACGGCGCTGATGGGCACGCGGCTCGGGCGGCAAGTGGTTTTGGTGGTGGAGAAGCCCGACGAATTGCGCCGGATTATTTCGGTGGCCAAACGCGAAGGCGTGCGGCCGCAGCTCGGCATTCGGATGCGGTTGCTCAGTCGCAGCACCGGCAAGTGGGCGGACAGCGGCGGCGAGGATGCAAAGTTCGGCCTCAACACCGCCGAGCTGATGGCTGCCATTGAGCTGCTGCGCGCCGAGGGTTGGGAGGATTGTTTTCGATTGTTGCATTTTCACATTGGCTCGCAAGTGCCGGACATTCTCACCGTGCGCAAAGCCGTGCAGGAGGGCGCGCGTTTTTATGCGAAGGTGCGGCAGTTGGGTTTCCCTCTGGAATACCTCGACGTGGGCGGCGGGTTGGCCGTGGATTATGACGGCTCACGTGCCGCTTTCGAAAGTTCCGCAAACTACTCGCTGCAAGAATACACCAACGACGTGGTGCAAACCGTTGCCGAAGTGTGCAATGCCGAGGACGTGCCGCATCCAAATCTTATCAGCGAAAGCGGCCGTGCCGTGGTCGCGCATCACAGCGTGCTGTTGGTGGAAGTATTTGGTGCCAATAACAAAACGCCGAAGACCCACAAGCCGCGCCTTAAATACGGCAAAGAAGAACACCCGCTCGTGGAGCAACTATTGCGCATCCGTCGTGGCTTCGCGCGTGGCGGTAAGCTTGCGGCGTATCACGACGCCGTCAATTGCAAGGACGACGCCACCAATATGTTCACCCTTGGCGTGCTTGGCCTTGAGGAAAAAGCGAAAGTCGAAACGCTCTATTGGGAAATTTGTCAAAAAGTAGTGGCCTATTTTCGCAATGCGGAACATGTGCCCGAGGAAATTACGCAGTTGGAAGACCAATTGAGCGACCAATATGTTTGCAACTTTTCATTATTCCAATCGCTGCTCGATCATTGGGCGGTGGAGCAGCTGTTCCCCATCGTGCCGCTGAGCCGCCACACCGAACGCCCCACCCGTGAGGCCACGTTGGTGGACATCACCTGCGATTCCGACGGGGCGGTGCGGAAGTTCATCAATCTTGAGGACGTGCGCGACACGCTGCCGCTCCATCCATTGCGAAAAAACAGCAAAGGCAACGAGCCGTATTTCTTGGGATTCTTTTTGATGGGCGCGTATCAGGATGTGATGGGCAACCTGCACAATCTTTTCGGGCGCGTGAATGAAATTCACGTGTTTCTCGACCCCGACGAGCCGAGCGGTTATTACATCGAAGAAATCATCCGCGGCCAAACCCTCAGTGGAAGCCTCGACAGCGTGCAATTCCACCGGCGCGATTTGCAGCGCCAGATGAAAAAACAATTCGACGCCGCCATTCGCGACAACCGCCTTAAGCCCAGCGAAGGAATGCGGTTGCTCGAGGAATACGAGCGAGGCCTGGACGAGTACACTTATCTTTCATTTTAA